A single region of the Pseudomonas granadensis genome encodes:
- the leuA gene encoding 2-isopropylmalate synthase gives MSMLKDPSSKYRAFPVINLPDRTWPSKTIDTAPIWCSSDLRDGNQSLIEPMDAAKKLRFWKTLVQVGVKEIEASFPAASQTDFDFVRTLIEEGHIPDDTTIQVLTQGREDLIERTFESLRGAKKAIVHLYNATSPSFRRIVFNQDKDGIKAIAVNAAKLFVKYAAMQPDTEWTFEYSPETFSATELEFAKEVCDAVIEVWNPTPEHKMILNLPATVECATPNVYADQIEWFGRNINRRDSVIISLHTHNDRGTGVAATELGLMAGADRVEGCLFGNGERTGNVDLVTVALNMYTQGLDPQLDFSDIDGVRKVVEECNQIQVHPRHPYVGDLVHTAFSGSHQDAIRKGFSQQKPDALWEVPYLPIDPADIGRSYEAVIRVNSQSGKGGIAYLLEQEYGISLPRRMQIEFSQVVQRETDRLGLEMTAKQIHSLLISEYLQANTPYALVSHRLQEENGNSAVEVEVASKGQGETNLHWRGKGNGALEALVAGLPVPVEIMDYNEHAIGAGTNAKAAAYIELRVNGERAVHGVGIDENITTASFKALFSALNRSLSQPEAKAA, from the coding sequence ATGAGCATGCTCAAAGACCCGTCTTCGAAATACCGCGCGTTTCCCGTCATCAACCTGCCGGATCGCACCTGGCCGTCGAAGACCATCGACACCGCGCCGATCTGGTGCAGCTCCGACCTGCGTGACGGCAACCAGTCGCTGATCGAACCGATGGACGCGGCAAAGAAGCTGCGCTTCTGGAAAACCCTGGTTCAAGTGGGTGTGAAGGAAATCGAAGCGTCATTCCCGGCGGCTTCGCAAACCGACTTCGACTTCGTGCGCACCCTGATCGAAGAAGGCCACATTCCGGACGACACCACCATTCAGGTGCTGACCCAGGGCCGTGAAGACCTCATCGAGCGCACCTTCGAATCCCTGCGCGGGGCGAAGAAAGCCATCGTTCACCTCTATAACGCTACATCGCCGTCGTTCCGTCGCATCGTGTTCAACCAGGACAAGGACGGCATCAAGGCCATCGCGGTCAACGCGGCCAAGCTGTTCGTCAAATACGCAGCGATGCAGCCGGACACCGAGTGGACCTTCGAATACTCCCCGGAAACCTTCAGCGCCACTGAGCTGGAGTTCGCCAAGGAAGTCTGTGACGCGGTGATCGAGGTGTGGAACCCGACGCCTGAGCACAAGATGATCCTCAACCTGCCAGCCACCGTTGAATGCGCGACGCCAAACGTCTACGCCGACCAGATCGAGTGGTTCGGCCGCAACATCAACCGTCGTGACAGCGTGATCATCAGCCTGCACACCCACAACGACCGTGGCACCGGCGTTGCGGCCACCGAGCTGGGCCTGATGGCCGGCGCCGACCGTGTCGAAGGCTGCCTGTTCGGCAACGGCGAGCGCACCGGTAACGTCGACCTCGTCACCGTCGCGCTGAACATGTACACCCAGGGCCTCGATCCGCAGCTGGACTTCTCCGACATCGATGGCGTGCGCAAAGTGGTTGAGGAGTGCAACCAGATCCAGGTTCACCCACGTCACCCGTACGTTGGCGACCTGGTCCACACCGCGTTCTCCGGCTCGCACCAGGATGCGATCCGCAAAGGCTTCTCCCAGCAGAAACCGGACGCTCTGTGGGAAGTCCCGTACCTGCCGATCGACCCGGCCGACATCGGCCGCAGCTACGAGGCGGTGATCCGCGTCAACAGCCAGTCGGGCAAGGGCGGCATCGCCTACTTGCTGGAGCAGGAATACGGCATCAGCCTGCCGCGGCGCATGCAGATCGAGTTCAGCCAGGTGGTGCAGCGTGAAACCGACCGTCTCGGCCTGGAAATGACCGCCAAGCAGATTCACTCGTTGTTGATCAGCGAATACCTGCAAGCCAACACCCCGTACGCGCTGGTCAGCCATCGCCTGCAAGAAGAAAACGGCAACAGCGCCGTCGAAGTGGAAGTGGCGAGCAAGGGTCAGGGCGAAACCAACCTGCACTGGCGCGGCAAGGGCAACGGTGCGCTGGAAGCACTGGTGGCCGGCTTGCCGGTTCCGGTGGAAATCATGGATTACAACGAACACGCAATCGGCGCCGGCACCAACGCCAAAGCGGCGGCCTACATCGAGCTGCGCGTGAACGGCGAACGTGCGGTGCATGGCGTGGGGATCGATGAGAACATCACCACCGCCAGCTTCAAGGCACTGTTTAGCGCCCTGAACCGCTCGCTGAGCCAGCCAGAGGCGAAAGCGGCTTGA
- a CDS encoding amidohydrolase — MRDLSALPDLNLALIQTSLAWHDRQANLEHFEGLLEQARGADLIILPEMFTTGFSMESETLAEAENGPTSKWLRAQAAKFDAVITGSVIIQTADGSHRNRLLWARPDGEVLHYDKRHLFRMAGEHNHYTPGERQVQFELKGWRIRPLICYDLRFPVWSRDAQDTDLLLYTANWPGARRLHWNRLLPARAIENLCYVAAVNRVGTDGKGFAYTGDSQVLDFQGETLLAAGEADGVFKVVLEAAPLAAYRERFPANLDADTFEFT; from the coding sequence ATGCGTGATCTGAGTGCGTTGCCAGACCTCAACCTGGCGCTGATCCAGACCAGCCTGGCCTGGCATGACCGCCAGGCCAACCTCGAGCATTTCGAGGGGCTGCTGGAGCAGGCGCGTGGTGCCGATCTGATTATCTTGCCGGAGATGTTCACCACCGGTTTTTCCATGGAATCGGAAACCCTCGCCGAAGCCGAGAACGGCCCGACCAGCAAATGGTTGCGGGCGCAGGCGGCGAAATTCGACGCGGTGATCACCGGCAGCGTGATCATCCAGACCGCCGACGGCAGCCATCGCAACCGCCTGCTGTGGGCACGCCCGGACGGTGAGGTGCTGCATTACGACAAGCGCCATCTGTTCCGCATGGCCGGCGAACACAACCATTACACCCCCGGCGAGCGTCAGGTGCAGTTCGAATTGAAAGGCTGGCGCATTCGCCCGCTGATTTGCTACGACCTGCGTTTTCCGGTGTGGAGCCGCGACGCCCAGGACACCGACCTGCTGCTGTACACCGCCAATTGGCCGGGTGCACGGCGTCTGCACTGGAATCGCCTGTTACCGGCTCGGGCCATCGAAAACCTCTGCTATGTGGCAGCGGTGAATCGGGTTGGCACCGATGGCAAGGGCTTCGCGTATACCGGTGACAGTCAGGTGCTGGATTTCCAGGGCGAGACGTTGCTGGCGGCGGGGGAGGCGGACGGGGTGTTCAAGGTGGTGCTGGAGGCGGCGCCGTTGGCGGCTTATCGCGAGCGGTTTCCGGCGAATCTGGATGCCGACACCTTCGAATTCACTTAA
- a CDS encoding pyridoxal phosphate-dependent aminotransferase, giving the protein MITSKLPNFGITIFTQMSQLAAQTGAINLSQGFPDFDGPQSLRDAVGRHIASGHNQYSPMTGLPALRQQIAAKIARSYGATVDADHEVTVTPGATQAIFCAIQAVIHSGDEVIVFDPAYDSYEPAVELAGGRCVHVQLGLQDFSIDFDQLSAALTPRTRMIILNTPHNPSGALISRAELDQLAALIRDRDIYVISDEVYEHLVFDGVPHVSVLAHEELYQRAFVVSSFGKTYHVTGWKTGYVVAPPALTAELRKVHQYVSFCGVTPLQYALADYMAEHPEHVEELPGFYQAKRDLFCDLLAPSRFSFTRVTGTYFQLVDYSQIRPDLNDVEMALWMTREHGVASIPVSVFYQKPPQGQRLVRLCFAKREETLREAAAKLCVI; this is encoded by the coding sequence ATGATCACCAGCAAGCTGCCGAATTTCGGCATCACCATTTTCACGCAGATGTCTCAGCTCGCGGCGCAGACCGGGGCGATCAACCTGTCTCAGGGTTTCCCGGATTTCGACGGCCCGCAGTCGCTGCGTGACGCGGTGGGTCGGCATATCGCCAGCGGCCATAACCAGTATTCGCCGATGACCGGCCTGCCGGCGCTGCGTCAGCAGATTGCCGCGAAAATCGCGCGTAGTTACGGCGCCACTGTCGATGCCGATCACGAAGTGACCGTGACGCCCGGTGCCACGCAAGCGATCTTCTGCGCCATTCAGGCGGTTATCCACAGCGGTGACGAAGTCATCGTCTTCGACCCGGCTTACGACAGCTACGAGCCTGCGGTGGAACTGGCCGGCGGCCGCTGCGTGCACGTGCAGTTGGGCTTGCAAGATTTCTCCATCGATTTCGATCAGCTCAGTGCAGCCCTGACGCCGCGCACGCGGATGATCATTCTCAACACCCCGCACAACCCGAGTGGCGCGCTGATCAGTCGTGCCGAACTTGATCAACTGGCCGCGTTGATTCGTGATCGCGACATCTATGTGATCAGCGACGAAGTTTACGAACACCTGGTATTCGACGGTGTGCCGCATGTCAGCGTGCTGGCTCATGAGGAGCTGTATCAGCGCGCATTCGTGGTCAGCTCGTTCGGCAAGACCTACCACGTCACCGGCTGGAAAACCGGCTATGTCGTCGCACCGCCAGCGCTCACTGCCGAGCTGCGCAAGGTGCATCAGTACGTGAGTTTCTGCGGTGTCACGCCGCTGCAATACGCGCTGGCCGATTACATGGCCGAGCACCCTGAGCACGTCGAAGAGCTGCCGGGTTTCTATCAGGCCAAGCGCGACTTGTTCTGCGACCTGCTGGCGCCGTCGCGCTTCAGTTTCACTCGGGTCACCGGTACGTATTTCCAACTGGTCGACTATTCGCAGATTCGCCCAGACCTGAATGACGTCGAGATGGCCCTGTGGATGACCCGCGAACATGGCGTGGCGAGTATTCCGGTGTCGGTGTTCTACCAGAAACCGCCGCAAGGCCAGCGCCTGGTGCGTCTGTGCTTTGCCAAACGCGAGGAGACGCTGCGTGAAGCGGCGGCGAAACTATGCGTGATCTGA
- the der gene encoding ribosome biogenesis GTPase Der, whose amino-acid sequence MVPVIALVGRPNVGKSTLFNRLTRTRDAIVGDLSGLTRDRQYGEAKWQGRSYILIDTGGISGDEHGMDEKMAEQSLLAIEEADVVLFLVDAKAGFTAADQMIAEHLRKRNKRSHVVANKVDNIDPEMARAEFAPLGMGHAIPIAGAHGRGITQLLEAALSDFPRDDDEPAEGEEEEIVAEGEEAKRIPGPSEKDGIKIAIIGRPNVGKSTLVNRMLGEDRVIVYDQPGTTRDSIYIPFERNEEKYTLIDTAGVRKRGKIHEEVEKFSVVKTLQAIKDANVVIFVMDAREGVVDHDLNLLGFAIESGRALVIAINKWDGMTPSERDFVKVELQRRLFFVDYADIHFISALHGTGVGNLYASVQNSFKSAVTRWPTNRLTQILEDAVGEHAPPMVNNRRIKLRYAHLGGANPPIIVIHGNQIEKVPKSYVRYLENTYRRVLKLVGTPIRIEFKGGENPYEGNKNTLTDRQVNKKRRLMSHNKKASKKRRDKK is encoded by the coding sequence ATGGTTCCCGTAATCGCCCTGGTGGGCCGACCGAACGTCGGCAAGTCCACCTTGTTCAACCGCCTGACTCGGACTCGCGACGCCATCGTCGGCGACCTGTCCGGTCTGACCCGTGATCGCCAGTACGGTGAGGCCAAGTGGCAAGGGCGTTCCTACATTCTGATCGACACCGGCGGTATCTCCGGTGACGAACATGGTATGGACGAAAAAATGGCCGAGCAGTCGCTGCTGGCCATTGAAGAAGCAGACGTTGTGCTGTTCCTGGTAGATGCCAAGGCCGGTTTCACCGCCGCCGACCAGATGATCGCCGAACACCTGCGCAAGCGTAACAAGCGTTCCCATGTGGTCGCCAACAAGGTCGACAACATCGACCCGGAAATGGCCCGCGCCGAATTCGCCCCGCTGGGCATGGGCCACGCGATCCCGATCGCCGGTGCTCATGGCCGTGGCATCACGCAGTTGCTCGAAGCCGCCCTGAGCGACTTCCCGCGTGACGATGACGAGCCGGCTGAAGGCGAAGAGGAAGAGATCGTTGCCGAAGGCGAGGAAGCCAAGCGCATTCCTGGCCCGAGCGAAAAAGACGGGATCAAGATCGCCATCATCGGCCGTCCGAACGTCGGTAAATCGACCCTGGTCAACCGCATGCTCGGTGAAGACCGGGTGATCGTTTATGACCAGCCCGGTACGACCCGCGACAGTATCTACATCCCGTTCGAACGCAACGAAGAAAAGTACACGCTGATCGACACCGCCGGTGTGCGCAAGCGCGGCAAGATCCACGAAGAAGTCGAAAAGTTCTCCGTGGTCAAAACCCTGCAGGCGATCAAAGACGCCAACGTGGTGATCTTCGTGATGGACGCCCGCGAAGGGGTGGTCGATCACGACCTCAACCTGCTGGGCTTCGCCATCGAGTCGGGTCGCGCGCTGGTCATTGCGATCAACAAGTGGGACGGCATGACGCCGAGCGAGCGCGACTTCGTTAAGGTCGAGCTGCAACGTCGGCTGTTCTTCGTTGACTACGCTGACATCCACTTCATCTCGGCACTGCACGGCACCGGCGTGGGCAACCTCTACGCTTCCGTACAGAACTCGTTCAAGTCGGCGGTCACCCGCTGGCCGACCAACCGTCTGACCCAGATCCTCGAAGATGCGGTAGGCGAGCACGCGCCACCGATGGTCAACAACCGTCGGATCAAGCTGCGTTATGCGCACTTGGGCGGTGCCAACCCGCCGATCATCGTGATCCACGGTAACCAGATCGAGAAAGTGCCGAAGTCGTATGTGCGCTATCTGGAGAACACTTACCGTCGTGTGCTGAAGCTGGTCGGTACGCCGATCCGCATCGAGTTCAAGGGCGGCGAAAACCCGTACGAAGGCAACAAGAACACGCTGACCGACCGCCAGGTCAACAAGAAGCGTCGCTTGATGTCGCACAACAAGAAAGCCAGCAAGAAACGCCGCGACAAGAAATAA
- the bamB gene encoding outer membrane protein assembly factor BamB — protein sequence MRDVIRWKHAALLALALLAAGCSSNSKKELPPAELTDFKEEVVLHKQWSRSIGDGQGETYNMLVPAIDGDTIYAADVTGVVMSMDRSNGDVKWEQDLELPVSGAVGVGYGLVLIGTLRGEVVALDTSNGEEKWRARVNSEVLAPPANNGDVVVVQTQDDRLIGLDASTGNQRWVYDSTPAVLTLRGTSAPLVTNRLALAGLSTGKVVALDISNGVPVWEQRIAIPQGRSELERVVDIDGGLLLSGGTLYVASYQGRVAALDVESGRQLWQRDASSYAGIAQGFGSVYVSLSSGTVEGVDERSTTALWSNDALARRQLSAPEVFSSYVAVGDLEGYLHLLSQVDGRFVGRERIDSDGLRARPLVVGDMIYVYGNSGKLEALTIK from the coding sequence ATGCGTGACGTGATCCGTTGGAAGCATGCAGCATTGCTGGCTCTGGCCCTTCTGGCCGCGGGTTGCAGCAGCAACAGCAAGAAAGAATTGCCACCGGCTGAACTGACCGACTTCAAAGAAGAAGTGGTTCTGCACAAGCAGTGGAGTCGTTCGATCGGTGACGGTCAGGGCGAAACCTACAACATGCTGGTACCGGCGATTGATGGTGACACCATCTACGCCGCCGATGTCACCGGCGTGGTCATGTCCATGGATCGCAGCAATGGCGACGTGAAATGGGAACAGGACCTTGAATTGCCTGTTTCCGGCGCCGTTGGCGTGGGTTACGGTCTGGTGTTGATCGGCACCCTGCGTGGCGAAGTGGTCGCTCTGGACACCAGCAACGGTGAAGAGAAGTGGCGTGCTCGCGTCAACAGTGAAGTCCTCGCGCCGCCGGCCAACAACGGTGACGTGGTCGTGGTGCAGACCCAGGACGACCGTCTGATCGGTCTGGATGCCTCCACCGGTAATCAGCGCTGGGTATATGACAGCACGCCGGCGGTACTGACCCTGCGGGGCACCAGTGCACCGCTGGTGACCAACCGCCTGGCGCTGGCTGGCCTGTCGACCGGTAAAGTGGTCGCCCTGGATATTTCCAACGGCGTGCCGGTGTGGGAACAGCGCATCGCCATTCCACAGGGTCGTTCGGAACTGGAGCGCGTGGTCGACATCGACGGCGGTCTGCTGCTGTCCGGCGGTACGCTGTACGTGGCCAGCTATCAGGGTCGCGTCGCGGCACTGGACGTGGAAAGCGGTCGTCAACTCTGGCAGCGCGATGCCTCGAGCTACGCCGGTATCGCTCAGGGGTTCGGCAGCGTCTACGTGAGTCTGTCCTCGGGCACCGTTGAAGGCGTCGATGAGCGTTCCACCACCGCATTATGGAGCAACGATGCGCTGGCTCGCCGCCAGCTGTCGGCTCCGGAAGTGTTCTCCAGCTATGTTGCAGTGGGTGACCTGGAAGGTTATCTGCACCTGCTGAGTCAGGTTGACGGTCGTTTCGTCGGCCGTGAGCGCATCGACAGCGACGGCCTGCGTGCCCGTCCGCTGGTGGTGGGTGACATGATTTATGTGTATGGCAACAGCGGCAAACTGGAAGCCCTGACCATCAAGTAA
- a CDS encoding tetratricopeptide repeat protein, whose translation MSSTEDEQLADLKDWWTRNGKPLVTGGLLALVIVFGWQAYHKYQSNQSQGASVLYQQLLETTLTPDGKPDAARVADLAGKLNSEFGGSAYAQYGSLFVAKVAVDSGKLDDAATELKAIVDKPANPALGEIARQRLAQVLGAQDKTEDALKLLDGDADKAFLATREELKGDLLVKLGRTDDANKAYQKAKAALSDEAAVGGLQIKLDDLAKGDA comes from the coding sequence GTGTCGAGTACCGAAGACGAACAGTTGGCGGATTTGAAGGACTGGTGGACACGCAACGGCAAACCTCTGGTCACCGGCGGCCTGTTGGCGCTGGTCATCGTGTTCGGCTGGCAGGCTTATCACAAGTATCAGAGCAACCAGTCGCAAGGCGCTTCGGTGCTCTATCAGCAATTGCTGGAAACCACCCTGACGCCTGACGGCAAGCCAGACGCCGCGCGCGTTGCGGATCTGGCCGGCAAGCTCAACAGCGAATTTGGCGGTTCTGCCTACGCGCAGTACGGCAGCCTGTTCGTCGCCAAGGTCGCGGTCGACAGCGGCAAGCTGGACGACGCGGCCACCGAGCTGAAAGCCATCGTCGACAAACCGGCCAACCCGGCGCTGGGCGAGATCGCCCGGCAGCGTCTGGCGCAGGTGCTGGGCGCGCAGGACAAGACCGAAGACGCCCTGAAACTGCTCGACGGCGATGCCGACAAAGCGTTCCTGGCCACTCGCGAAGAACTCAAGGGCGACCTGCTGGTGAAGCTGGGCCGTACCGATGACGCGAACAAGGCGTATCAAAAAGCCAAGGCAGCACTGTCGGATGAAGCGGCAGTCGGTGGCCTTCAAATCAAGCTCGACGACCTGGCCAAAGGGGATGCGTGA
- the hisS gene encoding histidine--tRNA ligase, whose amino-acid sequence MSKSLQAIRGMNDILPEQTPLWRYFEGTVARLLDNYGYKQIRMPIVEFTELFKRSIGEVTDIVEKEMYTFEDRNGDSLTLRPEGTAACVRAVLEHGITGGGQVQKLWYIGPMFRHERPQKGRYRQFHQIGLEVFNLDGPDIDAELIIMTWRLWGELGIRDAVKLELNSLGTSESRGRYREALVEYLSAHHDKLDEDSQRRLKTNPLRVLDTKNADTQAVLVDAPKMADYLDDESRAHFEGLKARLDAVGIPYVLNPKLVRGLDYYSKTVFEWVTDKLGAQGTVCAGGRYDGLVEQMGGKPTTGVGFAMGIERLVLMLETLEQIPAEISRQVDVYLCAFGEQAELAGLALAERIRDQLPNLRLQVNAGAGSFKSQFKKADKSGALYALILGDDEMAQQVVGFKPLRGQGEQQSIAWDALAAHLATCVVQG is encoded by the coding sequence GTGAGCAAGTCTCTGCAAGCCATTCGTGGCATGAACGACATCCTGCCCGAACAGACCCCGTTGTGGCGTTATTTCGAGGGCACTGTTGCGCGTCTGCTGGACAACTACGGTTACAAGCAGATCCGCATGCCGATCGTCGAGTTCACCGAGCTGTTCAAGCGCTCGATCGGTGAAGTGACCGATATCGTCGAAAAAGAGATGTACACCTTCGAAGACCGCAACGGCGATTCGCTGACCTTGCGTCCCGAAGGTACTGCCGCGTGCGTGCGCGCTGTGCTCGAACACGGCATCACCGGCGGCGGTCAGGTGCAGAAACTCTGGTACATCGGCCCGATGTTCCGCCACGAGCGTCCGCAGAAAGGCCGGTATCGTCAGTTCCACCAGATCGGTCTGGAGGTGTTCAACCTCGACGGTCCGGACATCGACGCCGAACTGATCATCATGACCTGGCGCCTGTGGGGCGAGCTGGGCATTCGTGATGCGGTCAAGCTCGAACTCAACAGCCTCGGCACCAGCGAGTCCCGCGGGCGTTATCGTGAGGCGCTGGTCGAATATCTCTCGGCGCACCACGACAAGCTCGACGAAGACAGCCAGCGCCGTCTGAAAACCAACCCGCTGCGCGTGCTCGACACCAAGAACGCCGACACTCAGGCGGTACTGGTCGATGCGCCGAAAATGGCCGACTACCTCGATGACGAATCCCGTGCTCACTTCGAAGGCCTGAAGGCGCGGCTGGACGCGGTCGGCATTCCATATGTGCTCAACCCGAAACTGGTGCGCGGCCTCGATTACTACAGCAAAACCGTTTTCGAATGGGTCACCGACAAGCTCGGCGCCCAGGGTACCGTGTGCGCGGGCGGCCGTTACGATGGTCTGGTCGAGCAGATGGGCGGCAAGCCGACCACCGGCGTCGGTTTCGCCATGGGCATCGAGCGTCTGGTGTTGATGCTCGAAACCCTCGAGCAGATCCCGGCAGAAATCTCCCGTCAGGTTGACGTCTACCTGTGCGCCTTCGGTGAGCAGGCGGAGCTGGCCGGTCTGGCCCTGGCCGAGCGGATTCGCGATCAACTTCCAAACCTGCGCCTGCAAGTCAATGCCGGCGCCGGCAGCTTCAAGAGCCAGTTCAAGAAAGCCGACAAGAGCGGTGCGCTGTACGCACTGATCCTAGGTGACGACGAGATGGCCCAGCAAGTGGTAGGTTTCAAACCCCTGCGTGGCCAGGGCGAACAACAAAGCATTGCCTGGGATGCGCTCGCCGCTCACCTGGCCACCTGCGTCGTGCAGGGTTGA
- the ispG gene encoding flavodoxin-dependent (E)-4-hydroxy-3-methylbut-2-enyl-diphosphate synthase codes for MHGESPIKRRVSRKIWVGNVPVGGDAPIAVQSMTNSDTNDVAATVAQINRLEAAGVDIVRVSVPDMDAAEAFGKIKQLVKVPLVADIHFDYRIALRVAELGVDCLRINPGNIGREDRVRAVVDAARDRGIPIRIGVNAGSLEKDLQKKYGEPTPAALVESALRHVEHLERLNFQDFKVSVKASDVFMAVEAYRLLAKEIVQPLHLGITEAGGLRSGTVKSAVGLGMLLAEGIGDTIRISLAADPVEEVKVGYDILKSLHLRSRGINFIACPSCSRQNFDVVKTMNELEGRLEDLLVPLDVAVIGCVVNGPGEAKEAHIGLTGGTPNLIYIDGKPSQKLTNDNLVDELERLIREKAAEKVEADAAVIARG; via the coding sequence ATGCACGGCGAATCTCCAATCAAACGTCGCGTTTCGCGCAAGATCTGGGTCGGCAACGTACCGGTGGGCGGCGATGCGCCGATCGCGGTGCAGAGCATGACCAACAGCGACACCAATGACGTCGCCGCCACCGTTGCGCAGATCAACCGTCTGGAAGCCGCCGGCGTCGACATCGTTCGCGTTTCGGTGCCGGACATGGACGCCGCCGAGGCGTTCGGCAAGATCAAGCAGCTGGTCAAGGTGCCGCTGGTGGCCGACATTCACTTCGATTACCGCATTGCCTTGCGCGTGGCCGAACTGGGTGTGGACTGTCTGCGCATCAACCCGGGCAACATCGGTCGCGAAGACCGTGTGCGTGCGGTGGTCGATGCCGCGCGTGATCGTGGCATTCCGATCCGCATCGGCGTCAACGCCGGCTCGCTGGAAAAAGACCTGCAAAAGAAATACGGCGAACCGACCCCGGCGGCGCTGGTTGAATCCGCTTTGCGTCACGTTGAACACCTTGAACGCCTGAATTTCCAGGACTTCAAGGTCAGCGTGAAGGCTTCCGATGTGTTCATGGCCGTCGAAGCCTACCGCCTGCTGGCGAAAGAAATCGTCCAGCCGCTGCACCTGGGTATCACCGAAGCCGGGGGATTGCGTTCGGGCACAGTGAAATCCGCCGTCGGCCTAGGTATGCTGCTCGCCGAAGGGATTGGCGATACTATCCGCATCTCGCTGGCGGCCGACCCGGTCGAGGAAGTGAAGGTCGGTTACGACATTCTCAAGTCTTTGCATCTGCGTTCCCGTGGCATCAACTTCATCGCCTGCCCGAGCTGCTCGCGGCAGAACTTCGATGTGGTGAAAACCATGAACGAGCTGGAAGGGCGCCTTGAAGACCTGCTGGTCCCGCTGGATGTCGCGGTGATCGGTTGCGTGGTCAACGGCCCCGGCGAAGCCAAGGAAGCCCACATCGGCTTGACCGGCGGCACGCCAAACCTGATTTACATCGATGGCAAGCCGTCGCAGAAACTGACGAATGACAATCTGGTGGATGAGCTGGAACGGCTGATCCGCGAGAAAGCGGCCGAAAAGGTCGAAGCTGACGCAGCGGTTATCGCGCGCGGCTGA
- a CDS encoding RodZ domain-containing protein, which translates to MKAAHPEVVAANRVNPGETLRQARESNGWSLAEVALKLNLTVTSLSNLEAGAFDKLPGHTFARGYIRAYAKLLGMDQSVLVQQFDQSTGTDSQGSNVHALGRIEEPVRVSHTILRIVSLLLLIAVIGGGFVWWQDQTSLRTKDLAALAPEHVEVEGADGTTQIHPIDEPEDQAVEENQADSSTALALPQSETSAESTGAEATAPATAPAAPVAPSVAPTAPAHTTAPTVAAPAAPVPNVATPAPTVAAPTAPVAPAASPEAAAPVAGEGQVQLQFSADCWAQVTDGRGKVIFSGLKHKGDSVTVAGKPPLNVRLGVARAAQVSYNGQPVDIAPFTSGETARLKLGQ; encoded by the coding sequence ATGAAAGCGGCGCATCCCGAAGTTGTAGCAGCGAATCGCGTTAACCCCGGTGAGACCCTGCGCCAGGCCCGCGAAAGCAATGGCTGGTCGCTGGCCGAAGTGGCCCTCAAGCTCAACCTCACCGTGACTTCCCTGAGCAATCTTGAAGCCGGCGCGTTCGACAAGCTGCCGGGGCATACCTTCGCCCGCGGCTACATTCGCGCCTATGCCAAATTGCTCGGCATGGACCAGAGCGTGCTGGTCCAGCAATTCGACCAGTCCACCGGCACCGATTCCCAGGGCAGCAACGTTCACGCCCTCGGTCGTATCGAAGAGCCGGTGCGGGTTTCCCACACCATTTTGCGTATCGTCAGCCTGCTGTTGCTGATCGCGGTCATCGGCGGCGGTTTCGTCTGGTGGCAGGATCAGACCTCGCTGCGCACCAAGGATCTGGCCGCTCTCGCACCGGAGCACGTCGAAGTTGAAGGCGCGGACGGCACCACGCAGATTCATCCGATCGACGAGCCGGAAGATCAGGCTGTCGAAGAAAACCAGGCCGACAGCTCGACCGCGCTGGCATTGCCGCAATCCGAAACCAGCGCCGAATCGACCGGTGCCGAAGCCACTGCGCCGGCCACCGCGCCAGCAGCACCGGTGGCTCCGAGCGTCGCGCCGACCGCCCCGGCTCATACCACAGCGCCAACCGTTGCCGCGCCCGCCGCTCCGGTGCCAAATGTCGCAACGCCGGCGCCAACCGTCGCCGCTCCAACCGCGCCCGTCGCACCTGCGGCCAGCCCTGAAGCGGCTGCCCCGGTTGCCGGCGAAGGTCAGGTCCAGCTGCAATTCAGCGCCGATTGCTGGGCGCAGGTGACCGACGGCCGTGGCAAGGTGATTTTCAGCGGTCTGAAACACAAAGGCGACAGCGTGACCGTGGCCGGCAAGCCGCCGCTCAACGTCCGCCTGGGTGTCGCTCGCGCCGCACAGGTCAGCTACAACGGCCAGCCGGTCGATATCGCTCCGTTCACCAGTGGCGAGACTGCTCGCCTGAAGTTGGGTCAATAA